Proteins from one Arsenophonus apicola genomic window:
- a CDS encoding ATP-binding protein produces MATATLILGESGTGKSASLRHLSPEETLLIQTLKKPLPFKSTQWRNWDQKDATTSIFVSDCWQYIMKAIEKASSYRKKIVVIDDFQYLMANEFMRRSDEKSFDKFTEIGAHTWNVINAAVKSSSDDLRIYFLSHTEETPLGKVKMKTIGKMLDEKITVEGMFTIVLKTVVKDGQYLFSTQNSGYDTVKSPMGMFETPEIENDINAVDTAICDYYSLKKTNITEKTA; encoded by the coding sequence ATGGCGACCGCAACACTAATACTGGGTGAGTCAGGGACAGGAAAATCCGCTAGCCTTAGACATCTAAGCCCTGAAGAAACTTTATTAATCCAAACTTTAAAAAAACCTTTGCCGTTTAAATCAACTCAATGGCGAAATTGGGATCAAAAAGATGCCACAACCTCAATATTTGTCAGTGACTGTTGGCAATACATCATGAAAGCTATCGAAAAAGCCTCTAGTTACAGGAAGAAGATAGTTGTTATTGATGATTTTCAATATCTGATGGCAAATGAATTCATGCGCAGATCAGATGAAAAATCTTTCGATAAATTTACAGAAATAGGCGCTCACACATGGAATGTGATCAATGCGGCAGTAAAATCATCATCAGATGATCTAAGGATATATTTTCTCTCGCATACCGAAGAAACACCATTAGGTAAAGTCAAGATGAAAACAATTGGCAAAATGCTTGATGAAAAAATAACCGTTGAGGGCATGTTTACTATTGTACTGAAAACGGTAGTTAAGGATGGTCAATACTTATTTTCAACACAAAACAGCGGTTATGATACCGTCAAATCCCCAATGGGAATGTTTGAAACACCCGAAATTGAAAACGACATAAACGCAGTTGATACAGCGATTTGTGACTATTACAGCTTAAAAAAAACTAACATAACGGAGAAAACAGCATGA
- a CDS encoding antA/AntB antirepressor family protein, with protein MQNLINIETKNINGELIQTVNARDLHSFLEIKNHFKDWIKDRIEKYGFIENEDFVTFAEKTAKGRPSIEYAISINMAKELSMVERNEKGKQARQYFIECERKALEAVNPVEILNNPSAMRGLLLNYTEKVIALEHKIDEMKPQVEALKRISYSEGSLCITDAAKSLQMKPKALFFMVTRT; from the coding sequence ATGCAAAATTTAATCAACATCGAAACAAAAAATATCAATGGTGAATTAATACAGACGGTTAATGCGCGAGATTTACATTCATTTTTGGAGATAAAAAACCATTTTAAAGATTGGATAAAAGACCGCATTGAAAAGTATGGATTCATTGAAAACGAAGACTTTGTGACTTTTGCGGAAAAAACCGCAAAAGGTAGACCTTCGATAGAATACGCAATCTCTATCAATATGGCGAAAGAGCTATCCATGGTTGAGCGCAACGAAAAAGGGAAACAGGCCAGACAGTATTTTATTGAATGCGAAAGAAAAGCATTGGAAGCTGTCAACCCTGTTGAAATACTAAATAATCCATCAGCAATGCGAGGGCTGCTACTCAATTACACAGAAAAAGTTATTGCACTAGAACACAAAATCGATGAAATGAAACCGCAAGTCGAAGCACTAAAACGAATCAGTTATTCAGAAGGATCGCTTTGTATCACTGATGCGGCAAAATCACTCCAAATGAAACCCAAGGCACTTTTTTTCATGGTTACAAGGACATGA
- a CDS encoding pentapeptide repeat-containing protein codes for MNNDELRKILDEHKFWVDSMGKNGRKANLSGANLIRADLQGADLWGANLRGADLYEANLRGANLCGADLPHDTFVIMGEPYPIMITNGENLRAGCQHHSVEKWRQFSKEDIVNMDGRKALEFYPRLLDMLDFYLGKGERPDWLNQTAQ; via the coding sequence ATGAATAACGATGAATTAAGAAAAATTCTTGATGAGCATAAATTTTGGGTAGATTCGATGGGCAAGAATGGTCGTAAAGCCAATCTAAGTGGTGCCAACTTAATTAGAGCAGACCTACAGGGAGCAGACCTATGGGGAGCCAATCTACGTGGAGCAGACCTATATGAAGCCAATCTACGTGGAGCAAACCTATGTGGAGCTGACTTACCCCATGATACATTCGTTATTATGGGTGAACCCTATCCAATAATGATTACAAATGGAGAAAATCTTCGTGCAGGATGTCAACATCATTCGGTAGAAAAGTGGCGACAATTTAGCAAAGAAGACATCGTGAACATGGATGGCAGAAAAGCGCTTGAGTTCTACCCTCGCTTACTGGATATGCTGGATTTTTACCTGGGAAAAGGTGAGCGCCCTGACTGGTTAAACCAAACGGCACAATAA
- a CDS encoding lysis protein, which produces MLWRPYAFGVAIIGLVLSLIFTNSRYQTVKQNYHTLKQQYQAQIEALKLQQQKIDALHQLDIEHTEELNNAKAQITKLNDAVRAGTKRLRVNAVCHTSKTTTAKSRYDEATPQFGEAARQDYFRLRAMMIENEKQTEYLQQYINTQCQ; this is translated from the coding sequence ATGTTATGGAGACCTTACGCATTTGGCGTAGCGATTATTGGATTGGTTTTATCACTCATTTTCACCAACAGCCGTTATCAAACCGTCAAGCAAAACTACCACACGCTAAAACAGCAATATCAAGCGCAAATTGAAGCGTTGAAATTGCAGCAGCAGAAGATAGATGCCTTGCACCAACTCGATATTGAACACACCGAGGAACTCAATAATGCAAAAGCTCAAATTACCAAGCTCAATGATGCTGTTCGTGCTGGCACTAAGCGGTTGCGGGTCAACGCCGTGTGTCATACATCCAAAACCACTACCGCCAAGAGCCGATATGATGAAGCCACCCCACAATTTGGCGAAGCAGCTAGACAAGATTATTTCCGTCTCAGAGCGATGATGATTGAGAATGAGAAGCAGACGGAATATCTACAGCAGTACATCAATACACAATGTCAATGA
- a CDS encoding DUF1187 family protein: MKYQIEATLVKDGGEPVHWQRFSDKALSEKRLPENVIPAVHVQNAI; the protein is encoded by the coding sequence ATGAAATACCAAATTGAAGCAACCCTTGTTAAGGATGGCGGCGAACCTGTGCATTGGCAGCGCTTTAGCGACAAAGCACTATCAGAAAAAAGATTGCCTGAAAATGTTATCCCAGCCGTCCATGTTCAAAATGCAATTTAG
- a CDS encoding antiterminator Q family protein: MRAVKSLELTKAQHDWVNGWLELWGAWVSSGELDKRQFNIIWRFMQKAKGEVIPSRPMCNDDEGLLISQVVDAVMRIDEKAYQILLSYYVYGKSKLSIATYYHNIAKPRRMKTRAGGRWKKPSRITCRREIDDILNASVYLIHNRLITVMKNPNTVDKMINYT, translated from the coding sequence ATGAGAGCGGTTAAGTCACTGGAACTAACCAAAGCACAGCATGACTGGGTAAATGGTTGGCTTGAGTTATGGGGGGCTTGGGTAAGCTCAGGAGAGCTTGATAAACGGCAATTCAATATTATCTGGCGATTCATGCAAAAAGCGAAAGGGGAAGTTATACCTTCCAGGCCAATGTGTAACGATGATGAAGGATTGCTCATTTCTCAAGTGGTTGATGCTGTCATGCGTATTGATGAAAAAGCCTACCAAATTCTATTAAGTTATTACGTTTACGGAAAATCAAAATTAAGCATAGCCACCTATTATCATAATATAGCGAAACCCAGAAGGATGAAGACCAGAGCGGGGGGCAGGTGGAAAAAGCCATCACGCATAACATGTCGAAGGGAGATTGATGACATTCTCAATGCCAGCGTGTATTTAATACACAATCGGCTAATAACAGTCATGAAAAATCCAAACACTGTTGATAAAATGATTAATTATACCTAA
- a CDS encoding recombination protein NinB, which produces MEDKLLLHESTKQSVWQTLKAVLATNQPHQLIIKPFKQTRSLSQNALFHLWTSEISKYLCANDANYTPEQVKEMLKHTFLGYEVVERIDVTTQQPERVRTLRRTSKLDTGEMHIFMQKVECWAIGIRCFVTVPESSEYMKLKQGQEQ; this is translated from the coding sequence CTGGAAGACAAATTACTCTTACACGAATCAACGAAACAATCCGTCTGGCAAACACTAAAAGCTGTTCTTGCAACAAACCAACCGCATCAACTTATTATCAAGCCCTTCAAGCAGACTCGAAGCCTATCGCAAAATGCACTTTTTCATTTGTGGACATCTGAGATAAGTAAATATCTGTGTGCAAATGACGCTAATTACACTCCAGAGCAGGTGAAGGAAATGCTGAAACATACATTCTTAGGCTATGAAGTGGTAGAGCGTATCGATGTGACCACACAGCAGCCAGAGCGCGTCAGAACGCTCAGGAGGACATCAAAGTTAGATACGGGTGAGATGCATATCTTTATGCAAAAAGTGGAATGCTGGGCAATTGGCATACGTTGTTTCGTGACAGTACCGGAAAGCTCGGAGTATATGAAATTAAAACAGGGGCAGGAACAGTGA
- a CDS encoding helix-turn-helix domain-containing protein has product MSKSDMARITGVSRASVNGWFKRGSISKEAALKLSSATGVSLAWILGEDASNLVELSQDEMKLLDLFRELPNAEKLNMLSAFEMRLKELKEYYNRYVIKNN; this is encoded by the coding sequence ATGTCTAAATCTGACATGGCCAGGATTACTGGTGTAAGTCGTGCTTCAGTCAATGGTTGGTTCAAACGCGGCAGTATAAGCAAAGAAGCAGCATTAAAACTATCATCTGCAACTGGGGTGTCATTAGCATGGATATTGGGAGAGGACGCTAGTAACTTGGTCGAATTATCACAAGATGAAATGAAACTCTTAGATCTATTTCGAGAATTACCTAATGCTGAAAAACTGAATATGTTATCAGCATTTGAAATGCGCTTAAAAGAGTTAAAAGAATACTACAATCGTTATGTAATTAAAAACAATTAA
- a CDS encoding DUF2740 family protein, producing the protein MANKRRFYQSNIHKNIIRERVNRSFTELAAKKLKAALENAKLRLKHREESIRGNQYE; encoded by the coding sequence ATGGCAAATAAACGCCGATTTTACCAGTCAAATATTCATAAAAACATTATTAGAGAGAGAGTCAATCGCTCTTTCACAGAGTTAGCCGCCAAGAAGCTAAAAGCCGCATTAGAAAATGCAAAATTAAGGCTTAAACATCGCGAAGAATCCATTAGAGGTAATCAGTATGAGTAG
- a CDS encoding helix-turn-helix domain-containing protein — protein sequence MSRIATNWVWKINLKASQKLLLLALADRADEHHCCYPSIQRLSNDTGLDRKTICRQINQMIAEGLIIDTGERKGATKQVKVLRLNITEEEYQNGMINSTKMGTVPKLVTIPKRYFEQYQNGTLKDPKNGTQNLSVEPNIESKDLNTQKTVQKKID from the coding sequence ATGAGTAGAATAGCAACAAATTGGGTATGGAAAATTAATTTAAAAGCTTCTCAGAAGTTGTTATTACTAGCTCTAGCTGACAGAGCTGATGAACATCATTGTTGCTATCCCAGTATTCAGAGGCTATCAAATGATACTGGGTTAGATAGAAAAACTATTTGCCGACAAATTAACCAAATGATAGCTGAAGGGTTAATAATCGATACTGGAGAGAGAAAAGGAGCAACAAAACAAGTTAAAGTTTTACGGTTAAATATAACCGAAGAAGAGTACCAAAACGGGATGATAAACAGTACCAAAATGGGAACAGTACCGAAATTGGTAACGATCCCAAAACGGTACTTTGAACAGTACCAAAACGGTACTTTGAAGGATCCCAAAAACGGTACTCAGAATCTATCAGTAGAACCTAACATAGAATCTAAAGATCTTAACACCCAAAAAACTGTTCAAAAAAAAATCGATTGA
- a CDS encoding DUF551 domain-containing protein: MMEWIKCEERLPLVDELVLICKRCNDDFEIEVGWRENENSTFIYHCNKDEKLTFEPDYWMPLPEPPKEDW; encoded by the coding sequence ATGATGGAGTGGATTAAATGTGAAGAACGATTGCCATTAGTAGACGAACTGGTTTTAATTTGTAAGCGTTGTAATGATGACTTTGAAATTGAAGTTGGCTGGCGAGAGAATGAGAATAGTACTTTCATTTATCATTGTAATAAAGATGAAAAATTAACTTTCGAGCCGGATTATTGGATGCCATTACCTGAGCCGCCTAAGGAAGACTGGTAA
- a CDS encoding helix-turn-helix domain-containing protein, protein MKNIAVKTAIEIVGTQKALAKKCGLAQSTICDWLSGKKRISPEYVPDLVEATEGKVPAYLFRPDLPKLFPHPESE, encoded by the coding sequence ATGAAAAATATTGCAGTCAAAACCGCAATTGAAATTGTAGGCACCCAAAAAGCCTTAGCAAAAAAATGCGGTTTAGCTCAATCGACTATCTGCGATTGGTTAAGTGGTAAAAAGCGAATATCGCCAGAGTACGTACCTGATTTAGTTGAAGCTACTGAAGGTAAAGTTCCAGCTTACCTTTTTAGACCTGATTTACCAAAGTTATTCCCTCATCCTGAAAGTGAATAA
- a CDS encoding lysozyme: protein MKIPKKILMATGGSALLLASSMITHFEGLRLKPYFDGGGVLSVCYGHTGNDIHRNRTYTQEDCDKWLDDDLKVVKRYVDPLVKVNINTLTQAALYSFAYNVGVGNFAKSTLLKKLNADDRKGACEEMKRWVYVDGRKWKGLMTRREIESVICYGDLTHLA, encoded by the coding sequence ATGAAAATACCGAAAAAAATATTGATGGCAACAGGCGGTAGTGCATTGCTTTTAGCGTCAAGCATGATAACCCATTTCGAAGGGCTGAGACTTAAGCCCTATTTCGATGGTGGCGGTGTGCTTTCTGTTTGTTACGGTCACACAGGTAACGATATTCACCGTAACCGGACTTACACACAAGAAGATTGTGATAAGTGGCTTGATGACGATTTGAAGGTGGTTAAACGGTATGTTGACCCGCTGGTCAAGGTCAATATCAACACACTGACTCAAGCAGCGCTTTATTCATTTGCTTACAACGTGGGTGTGGGAAATTTTGCCAAATCGACATTACTCAAAAAGCTCAACGCTGATGACCGAAAAGGCGCTTGTGAAGAAATGAAACGCTGGGTTTATGTCGATGGCAGAAAGTGGAAAGGATTAATGACCCGTCGGGAAATAGAGAGCGTAATATGTTATGGAGACCTTACGCATTTGGCGTAG
- a CDS encoding XRE family transcriptional regulator, whose product MNFSERLNFAMQKAKVTQGALAKSVGMAQSSIWKLTSGAAKSSTKVVEIAKVLGVRPEWLASGIEPMTDNNNKLKHSELKNTRLKLNIFEEMKNQDLEEFVEIPLLDVKLSAGNGSYETDERSKICLLFRRYSLKKMGVHPQSARLVRISGNSMEPALNDGDVVGINTDKTSIEDGKTYAISHDDVLRVKTLISAPGKIIIRSVNREEYPDEIMTLIDFKQYIRIIGQVFWSSHAW is encoded by the coding sequence TTGAATTTTTCAGAGCGATTGAATTTTGCTATGCAAAAAGCAAAAGTTACTCAAGGAGCTTTAGCAAAGTCTGTTGGTATGGCTCAATCTAGTATTTGGAAATTAACATCAGGAGCAGCAAAAAGCTCTACAAAAGTAGTTGAAATAGCAAAGGTATTAGGTGTACGACCAGAATGGCTCGCCAGCGGTATCGAACCAATGACTGATAATAATAATAAATTAAAGCATTCAGAATTAAAAAATACGCGGTTAAAACTAAACATTTTCGAAGAAATGAAGAATCAAGATTTAGAAGAATTTGTCGAAATTCCTCTTTTAGATGTAAAATTATCAGCAGGTAATGGATCCTATGAGACTGACGAAAGATCAAAAATTTGTTTATTATTTAGACGTTATTCACTGAAGAAAATGGGAGTTCATCCTCAATCTGCTAGATTAGTGAGAATTTCTGGTAATAGCATGGAACCAGCCCTAAATGATGGCGATGTAGTTGGAATTAATACCGACAAGACCTCTATTGAAGATGGAAAAACATATGCCATATCTCATGATGATGTGCTACGAGTAAAAACTTTAATATCAGCTCCAGGAAAAATAATTATCCGATCCGTAAACAGAGAAGAATACCCTGATGAGATTATGACGTTAATAGATTTTAAACAATACATTCGAATTATCGGCCAAGTATTTTGGTCTTCTCACGCTTGGTAG
- a CDS encoding terminase small subunit, producing MALTDKQEAFCREYLIDLNATQAAIRAGYSEKTAKDIACQNLAKLNIQKRIQTLMEERKNRIEVNADYVLKRLVEIDQMDVLDILTDSGDLRPIKDWPKVWRTTLSGLDIAAIRVDGAEALLKKVKWPDKVKNLELLGKHVSVQAFREQVKNEHDVVGTLSNLMDELSQK from the coding sequence ATGGCACTCACAGACAAGCAGGAAGCATTTTGTCGCGAGTACCTGATTGATTTGAATGCGACTCAGGCAGCAATTAGAGCCGGGTACAGTGAAAAAACAGCAAAAGATATCGCATGCCAAAACTTAGCAAAACTCAACATTCAAAAACGCATACAAACCCTCATGGAAGAACGTAAGAATCGCATTGAGGTTAATGCTGACTACGTGCTTAAGCGGCTGGTTGAGATCGACCAAATGGATGTACTCGATATTCTGACCGATTCTGGCGATTTAAGACCGATCAAAGATTGGCCTAAAGTTTGGCGGACAACATTAAGCGGTTTAGATATTGCAGCCATACGAGTTGATGGTGCAGAAGCATTGCTCAAAAAAGTAAAGTGGCCAGATAAAGTTAAAAACCTTGAGTTACTTGGCAAGCATGTCTCAGTACAGGCTTTTAGAGAACAAGTAAAAAATGAGCATGATGTGGTCGGAACGTTATC
- a CDS encoding excisionase, with product MITLAEWNARRDRPRRMDTVRGWVRNGLIQPPPIKDGREYLVEECAIKVNSINEVSHKSMLLQRIGHDQNQKNKKSGFAP from the coding sequence ATGATTACTTTAGCGGAATGGAATGCAAGGAGGGATAGACCAAGAAGAATGGACACAGTCAGGGGTTGGGTTAGAAATGGGCTAATTCAACCTCCCCCCATCAAGGATGGAAGAGAATATTTAGTTGAAGAGTGTGCAATCAAAGTTAACAGCATTAACGAAGTTAGTCATAAAAGTATGTTGCTGCAAAGGATAGGCCATGACCAGAATCAGAAAAACAAAAAATCGGGATTTGCCCCCTAA
- a CDS encoding transcriptional regulator, whose amino-acid sequence MNGLDKAIKQFGSQRKLAIALGVTPASLNRWVKKNAGKAPPERLLPIYKLTGIKPHEIRPDLYPNPTDGIPADKQNTI is encoded by the coding sequence ATGAACGGACTTGATAAAGCCATTAAACAATTTGGAAGCCAGCGAAAATTGGCTATTGCTTTAGGAGTTACACCAGCTTCTTTGAATAGATGGGTCAAAAAGAATGCTGGTAAAGCTCCACCTGAGCGTTTATTACCAATTTATAAACTTACAGGCATAAAGCCACATGAAATTAGGCCAGATCTTTACCCAAACCCAACAGATGGTATCCCTGCTGATAAGCAAAATACTATCTGA
- a CDS encoding phage holin family protein: protein MRMSEKYSTPTAYLWGIMTTVLGFFTLEQWVAVIGIVCTIGTFLINVYYRKKEYKLKERQYENTEKNIDGNRR from the coding sequence ATGCGTATGTCTGAAAAATACTCAACACCTACCGCCTACCTTTGGGGCATCATGACGACTGTTCTAGGTTTCTTTACCCTTGAGCAGTGGGTGGCAGTAATCGGTATTGTCTGCACGATAGGGACATTTTTAATCAACGTGTACTACCGCAAAAAGGAGTACAAACTTAAGGAGCGTCAATATGAAAATACCGAAAAAAATATTGATGGCAACAGGCGGTAG
- a CDS encoding BRO-N domain-containing protein, which yields MSKTLVFKNIEVMPFDNRDGKIWFTSTSLASLLEYADVKSVSKIYSRNKDEFTDEMSRVVKMTTCDKSKGYDNWETEVRIFSLRGAHLIGMLSKTKVAKALRKWLLDLAEKESHPANLALLDMEGLKSLTIGEMQNRLVAANKWSFDNFGRKGSDLMNLRKRHLNKIRKAEKTIMALSQLRLPGFDDTPNGESQA from the coding sequence ATGTCTAAAACATTAGTATTTAAAAACATTGAAGTTATGCCATTTGATAATAGGGATGGAAAAATCTGGTTTACTTCTACATCGCTAGCATCCCTACTCGAATATGCAGACGTTAAGTCAGTGAGTAAGATTTATAGCAGAAACAAAGATGAGTTTACTGATGAGATGTCTCGGGTGGTCAAAATGACCACCTGCGATAAATCAAAGGGTTACGATAATTGGGAAACGGAAGTTAGGATATTTTCTTTACGTGGCGCTCATCTAATCGGAATGTTATCTAAAACCAAAGTTGCTAAAGCACTGCGTAAGTGGTTACTGGATTTAGCGGAAAAAGAAAGCCACCCAGCAAATCTTGCTCTGTTAGATATGGAAGGATTGAAATCATTAACGATTGGCGAAATGCAAAACAGGTTGGTTGCTGCAAATAAATGGTCGTTTGACAATTTTGGTAGAAAGGGAAGCGACTTAATGAACCTACGTAAGCGTCATCTGAATAAGATACGTAAAGCAGAAAAAACAATTATGGCACTTTCTCAATTAAGACTACCAGGATTTGATGATACGCCAAATGGAGAAAGTCAAGCATGA
- a CDS encoding phage antirepressor KilAC domain-containing protein: protein MEKSWVGYQDKIKQDLIEHKVTVVARNDGSEKLTEQVRITPKGLGKLSILISE from the coding sequence GTGGAAAAAAGTTGGGTTGGCTATCAGGATAAAATCAAGCAGGATTTAATTGAGCACAAAGTGACTGTCGTTGCTAGAAATGACGGTTCGGAAAAGTTAACTGAACAGGTAAGAATTACGCCAAAAGGACTTGGAAAATTATCCATTCTTATTAGTGAATAA
- a CDS encoding DUF262 domain-containing protein — MSKNMPTMNFDTKNQSFNELLSPSYNYIVPPFQRDYSWEESDWNELWQDIVSLLNDEPYSFHYMGYLVLQSEDTKNFKIVDGQQRITTISIIILAACSIFDDLINNNIDTEQNKTRKEKFISSYIGYTDPVLICEHTKLQLNKNNDNYYQTYLATLAKLPQRNLNNSEHKLRKSFFFFKKEMENYLSEIHDKGTGLAKLIVFITEKLCFTTITVSNEINAFKVFETLNARGVKLSSTDLLKNYIFSIITNESTHNNELRHLENRWERIVSILGNDELTELVRIYWNSKNKLARKKELFKTIKSTIKTKEDAFNLLKEIDNCAEVYSALKDTKDSNFWDDEEKHYLELLFNIFNVKQPFSMLIACYNAFYNNDRKGFKKILKYITIITFRYNIICGMLPHEQERLYSSISQGISLESYGVSKVLKNLKIKLYPSDDTFKNDFSNKIIKTGNNRNTKLIKYILTEIEKSITNSTSYYDLNTVTVEHILPKSPSDEWNIGNDYHFDNLVHRIGNMCLLASNDNKKIGNKSFEYKKPSYINSKFDITKYIGSNYEEWNENSIIERQKFLAKKALNIWSLNDE; from the coding sequence ATGAGTAAAAATATGCCAACAATGAATTTTGATACTAAAAATCAATCTTTTAATGAATTATTAAGTCCTTCATATAACTACATTGTCCCTCCTTTTCAACGTGATTATTCTTGGGAAGAGTCTGACTGGAATGAACTTTGGCAAGACATAGTAAGTTTACTAAACGATGAGCCATATTCTTTTCATTATATGGGTTACCTGGTACTACAAAGCGAAGATACAAAAAATTTTAAGATTGTTGATGGGCAACAAAGGATTACAACCATTAGTATAATAATTCTAGCTGCATGTTCCATATTTGATGATTTAATAAATAATAATATTGATACAGAACAAAACAAAACAAGGAAAGAAAAATTTATAAGTAGTTATATAGGTTATACAGATCCTGTTCTAATCTGTGAACATACTAAATTACAACTAAATAAAAATAATGATAATTACTATCAAACTTATTTAGCTACATTAGCAAAGTTACCACAAAGAAACTTAAATAACTCAGAGCATAAATTAAGGAAATCATTCTTTTTCTTCAAAAAAGAAATGGAAAATTATTTGTCTGAAATTCATGATAAAGGAACAGGATTAGCAAAATTAATTGTTTTTATAACAGAAAAGCTTTGCTTTACAACAATTACGGTAAGTAATGAAATCAATGCATTTAAAGTTTTTGAAACTCTAAATGCCAGAGGAGTAAAATTATCATCTACTGATTTATTAAAAAATTATATATTTTCAATTATTACTAACGAAAGTACTCATAATAATGAACTACGCCACTTAGAAAATAGATGGGAAAGAATTGTATCTATATTAGGAAACGATGAACTTACAGAACTTGTTCGCATTTATTGGAATAGCAAAAATAAATTAGCAAGAAAAAAAGAATTATTTAAAACGATAAAATCAACAATCAAAACAAAAGAGGACGCCTTTAATTTATTAAAAGAAATAGATAATTGCGCAGAAGTATACTCTGCTTTAAAAGATACTAAAGACTCCAATTTTTGGGATGATGAAGAAAAACATTACCTTGAATTACTATTCAATATATTCAATGTCAAACAACCATTTTCAATGCTTATTGCCTGCTATAATGCATTTTATAACAATGACAGGAAAGGATTTAAAAAAATATTAAAATATATAACAATAATAACATTTAGATATAATATAATTTGTGGAATGCTTCCTCATGAACAAGAAAGATTATATAGTTCAATATCACAAGGAATTTCATTAGAAAGTTATGGTGTTTCAAAAGTATTGAAAAATTTAAAAATTAAATTATATCCATCAGATGATACATTCAAAAATGATTTTTCAAATAAAATAATAAAGACTGGTAATAATAGAAATACAAAACTTATAAAATATATACTTACTGAAATAGAAAAAAGTATAACAAATAGTACATCATACTATGATTTAAATACGGTAACTGTAGAGCATATTTTACCAAAATCTCCATCTGATGAATGGAATATTGGAAACGATTATCATTTTGATAACCTAGTACATAGGATAGGTAATATGTGTTTATTAGCTAGCAATGACAATAAAAAGATAGGAAATAAATCCTTTGAGTATAAAAAACCATCCTATATCAATAGTAAATTTGATATAACAAAATACATTGGGAGTAATTATGAAGAATGGAATGAAAATTCAATAATAGAACGCCAAAAATTCTTAGCAAAAAAAGCATTAAATATCTGGTCACTGAATGACGAATAA